In one Bactrocera tryoni isolate S06 chromosome 5, CSIRO_BtryS06_freeze2, whole genome shotgun sequence genomic region, the following are encoded:
- the LOC120778923 gene encoding 39S ribosomal protein L17, mitochondrial: MNQADVSKLMSQLRIAVKPHRNLRNPDGPEGRLLKLRKTVTALVKHERIELYYNRADEARGYAELLISNAIRYGDRHKATMELADYWLLEKQLVHKLFKVLVPRLENCNFSYTRMYKAPRDYPGMYYRKSVLELRGNPYPSLLPDYTNNRNLIHNVLLDEARKDYRREKLAELADKIASESAVNAEKVGSEGDAKGAENVEKA; encoded by the exons ATGAATCAAGCCGACGTTAGTAAGCTGATGTCGCAATTGCGTATCGCTGTTAAACCACATCGTAACCTACGAAATCCAGATGGTCCTGAGGGTCGTTTATTGAAACTACGCAAAACTGTGACGGCGCTAGTGAAGCATGAACGCATAGAATTATACTACAATAGAGCTGATGAAGCGCGCGGCTATGCAGAATTG TTAATTTCCAATGCGATACGTTATGGCGATCGTCATAAAGCTACAATGGAGTTGGCGGATTATTGGTTGCTCGAAAAACAATTGGTGCATAAACTTTTCAAAGTGCTAGTGCCACGATTGGAAAACTGTAATTTTTCATATACCCGCATGTACAAAGCACCGCGTGATTACCCTGGCATGTATTATAGAAAATCGGTGCTGGAGTTGCGTGGCAATCCATATCCATCGTTATTGCCTGATTATACAAACAATCGTAATTTAATACATAATGTTTTATTGGATGAAGCACGAAAAGATTATAGACGTGAAAAGCTAGCAGAGCTAGCCGATAAAATAGCTTCGGAATCGGCGGTGAATGCTGAGAAAGTAGGGAGTGAAGGTGATGCCAAAGGAGCAGAAAATGTAGAGAAAGCATAA